From a single Lolium rigidum isolate FL_2022 chromosome 7, APGP_CSIRO_Lrig_0.1, whole genome shotgun sequence genomic region:
- the LOC124677280 gene encoding protein DETOXIFICATION 40-like, with translation MLIIVMSSATQIVCGQLGNVQLAAASLGNNGIQVFAYGLMLGMGSAVETLCGQAYGAEKHEMLGVYLQRSTVLLTATGVPLAVMYAFSEPILLLLGQSPEIAGAAAEFAYGLIPQIFAYAANFPIQKFLQAQSIVAPSAYILAASLVLHLGMSWVAVYRLGLGLLGASLTLSLTWWVLVAAQFVYILKSPRCRETWTGFTWAAFADLAGFAKLSAASAVMLALEVWYFQVLILLAGMLPDPQIALDSLTVCTSIQSWVFMISVGFNAAASVRVGNELGAGNPRSAAFSAWIVTAMSALIAAVAAVLVFLLRHKLSYLFTGGEAVSRAVADLCPMLVATIVLCGIQPVLSGVAVGCGWQALVAYINIGCYYFIGVPLGVLLGFKFDYGIKGLWGGMIGGTLIQTTILLWITFRTDWNKEVEEARRRLDKWDDAKQPLLTNVQ, from the exons ATGCTGATCATCGTGATGTCTTCGGCCACCCAGATCGTCTGCGGCCAGCTCGGCAACGTCCAgctcgccgccgcctcgctcggCAACAACGGCATCCAGGTCTTCGCCTACGGCCTCATG CTCGGGATGGGGAGCGCGGTGGAGACGCTGTGCGGGCAGGCGTACGGCGCGGAGAAGCACGAGATGCTGGGCGTGTACCTGCAGCGCTCGACGGTGCTCCTCACGGCCACCGGCGTGCCGCTGGCCGTCATGTACGCCTTCTCGGAGCCCATCCTGCTGCTGCTCGGCCAGTCGCCGGagatcgccggcgccgccgcggagttcgcctacggcCTCATCCCGCAGATCTTCGCGTACGCTGCCAACTTCCCCATCCAGAAGTTCCTGCAGGCGCAGAGCATCGTGGCGCCCAGCGCCTACATCCTAGCGGCCAGCCTGGTGCTGCACCTGGGGATGAGCTGGGTGGCGGTCTATAGGCTGGGGCTAGGCCTGCTCGGCGCGTCGCTCACGCTGAGCCTGACGTGGTGGGTGCTGGTGGCGGCGCAGTTCGTGTACATCCTGAAGAGCCCGAGGTGCAGGGAGACGTGGACCGGGTTCACGTGGGCCGCGTTCGCCGACCTGGCCGGCTTCGCCAAGCTGTCCGCCGCGTCGGCGGTGATGCTGGCGCTCGAGGTGTGGTACTTCCAGGTGCTCATCCTCCTCGCCGGCATGCTGCCCGACCCACAGATCGCCCTGGACTCGCTCACAGTGTG TACCTCGATACAGTCATGGGTGTTCATGATCTCCGTGGGCTTCAACGCCGCAGCCAG TGTGAGGGTGGGCAATGAACTGGGCGCCGGGAACCCCAGGTCGGCGGCGTTCTCCGCGTGGATTGTCACGGCCATGTCCGCACTCATAGCAGCTGTAGCCGCCGTTCTGGTCTTCCTGCTCAGGCACAAGCTCAGCTACCTATTCACCGGAGGCGAGGCCGTCTCGCGCGCGGTGGCTGATCTCTGCCCCATGCTTGTTGCCACCATCGTGCTCTGCGGAATCCAGCCCGTGCTGTCAG GTGTGGCTGTTGGCTGTGGGTGGCAAGCATTGGTGGCCTACATCAACATTGGATGCTATTATTTCATTGGTGTGCCCCTTGGAGTCCTCCTGGGCTTCAAATTTGACTATGGAATTAAG GGACTGTGGGGAGGCATGATTGGAGGCACACTTATCCAAACAACTATCCTATTGTGGATCACATTCAGAACTGATTGGAATAAGGAG GTTGAGGAAGCAAGGAGAAGACTAGACAAGTGGGACGATGCAAAGCAGCCTCTTCTCACCAACGTGCAGTGA